The Camelina sativa cultivar DH55 chromosome 16, Cs, whole genome shotgun sequence sequence CGCCATGACTTGTGAgccttcttcaatttcttcctCTAAGTAATTTTTTTCCAGTCCTAGACTTTCTGAGATAGCTTCAATTAGGTGCTTATGTAGCACATGCGCTGCTTCTGCATATTTACCCACTTTTTCCCTGACAAGCAAGGATATTTTAAGAGATCACATCAATTCTGAGTCCCAATGTTTTGATACATTTTGCTGCAAATAGGATTCTTATAACCGTCAAAGGATAACAAGTTTTGTAGATAGTGAAGATGGCCAGATAGGTTTACTTACTTGTAGCATTGAGGGTTGGATGGCCACAAATCAATCCACTGTGAGAGAGGATGGGAGTAATGTTTGATGAAATCTCTCCAGTAATGAACTTTGTCTGTTGAATGGTTAAAGCTGGTGCCATACCGTACTGGCGTATGAACATTATCAGAGCCCAGAAGCATCTTCTCATCGACAGGTAAGTCGAAGAACTTTGTAGCTGCATCTAGCGCATCTTTCATAACTGATGATGATATTCCATGGTTTAAAATCTGTAGAGAAATAATTTTAGATCTGAGAGTTATGTGCTGAATAAAAGGGATGCAAATGATACAGTAGTGTAGTGTGCTTTTAATGAAACCGAGATACTGACATTTTCATAAAGTAAGAAGATAAGCATCTTCACATGGCTACATTTCTTATTGTCAGTAAAGACAGTAACTAAGgactttgttttatttgacggtttttatttgattagggACTTTGTCGAGTTTGATATAAATGCTAGAAGACAAGAACTGCCTTTCTCATAAAGTCATACATCTAGTGTGACTGGTAGATGCTTCATGTCATTCCAGACTAGTCTTAGGGCCCGATGAATGAAACACATGACTGACTTGAATGAACTGAGAAATGTAGACACATGAATAAGACATTTAAGCACCAAACATCTTCTTCATATGGATTGTCATAATGCAGGACATGGAGTTACATAAATTTTGTAGTGTATGTAGCCAAAAAGAGTATTACATTACCTGAAAGAAACCAAATCCCTTGCAGGCCATTTTAATCTCATGGATGACACAGGGTCTAAGCAAAGGATCGTGTAAGAGGGAGAGATCAATGACTGGGAGTGTGATGGTATCTGTGCCACTGCTTGAACCGAGCATTGGTCGTTGTGAAGGTGGAAGAATGTAACGGGTAGGCACGCGAAGGACACCTGACTCGGTAAGTGCCATAGCACTGGTAAAACAGTCATCAAGCACACTCTTATTTGTTTCCTCCATTGGAATCTGTTTTGGTACTTGAGTTTATGTTTGTTGATCCCACTGTGTCCTAAGTTATAGTAAGCAAGCATGTCAAACCCATTTTTATATACACATGAAGATAGCCTGATTTGAAAAAAGGTCAACATTACTACTTCTCTCTTAGAATACGGTTTTGGAAACTACCTGCTTTGTGTTCATATACATAAGCCATAAATGAATGGTTAGATCACTAGTCCAAATAAAGAATTCCCATTTGCTTATAGATAGGCCACGTTAGATTGAAAGGTATCTGTGAAGGGTGGATGACTAGTTgcatgttttgcttttttggatattttatgaaaagaaGAGTCATCATATGTTATTGATAACACTATTCTATGCTTACAACTTAacggtttctctctttttcccttttatgctataaaaaatatatatatatatatatgtttgttttgttctgtgtAAATGAAACTACTACTGGTATAGATTCATGGGGGGTATTACTAGAATGTATGAACAATCAATGGTTTTTGGAGTTATATGAAGGTGAATGATGTTATCTGTATTTGGCTCAAAATGAATGAGGTGAAAAAGtgataatttgttttcttgtgccTCAGGGGAGACAAAGAAGATAGAGTAGAAAGAAAGTGGTGAGATTCAAtggaaggaggaagaaggaaatgaacaaaaataatagaaaataagtGGTGACAATTGAGAGATAGTTTCAACTTGGTGTGTGTGGTTCCAAAATTCAATCTGCCACTTCTTTTCCCAAGtaatgaaatgttttttaaacATCTTTAACTTTGAGAAGTCTCTTCTGAAACGCGTTAAGTTTCGGCTTATGTCGGTGTTTGGGCCAAGGAATTGTTAGCCCACCTTCGGCCGCATCCGTCGTTTTATATCAATGGGactttttcccttcttttttttttgtctactgtatttttctttcttctgataTCTCCattgtatatttaaattattgttttNGTAAGTGCCATAGCACTGGTAAAGCAGTCATCAAGCACACTCTTATTTGTTTCCTCCATTGGAATCTGTTTTCGTACTTGAGTTTATGTTTGTTGATCCCACTGTGTCCTAAGTTATAGTAAGCAAGCATGCCAAAACCATTTTTATATACACATGAAGATAGCCTGATTTGAAAAAAGGTCAACATGACTACTTCTCTCTTAGAATACGGTTTTGGAAACTACCTGCTTTGTGTTCATATACATAAGCCATAAATGAATGGTTAGATCACTAGTCCAAATAAAGAATTCCCATTTG is a genomic window containing:
- the LOC104749305 gene encoding protein DMR6-LIKE OXYGENASE 2-like, which codes for MEETNKSVLDDCFTSAMALTESGVLRVPTRYILPPSQRPMLGSSSGTDTITLPVIDLSLLHDPLLRPCVIHEIKMACKGFGFFQILNHGISSSVMKDALDAATKFFDLPVDEKMLLGSDNVHTPVRYGTSFNHSTDKVHYWRDFIKHYSHPLSQWIDLWPSNPQCYKEKVGKYAEAAHVLHKHLIEAISESLGLEKNYLEEEIEEGSQVMAVNCYPACPEPDIALGMPPHSDFGSLTILLQSSQGLQIMDSNNNWVSVPYIEGALIVQLGDQVEVMSNGIYKSVVHRVTVKKDFKRLSFASLHSLPMHKKVSPASQLVNENKSAAYGEFSFNDFLDYISSNDITQQRFIDTLRKNKF